In Penaeus vannamei isolate JL-2024 chromosome 15, ASM4276789v1, whole genome shotgun sequence, the following are encoded in one genomic region:
- the LOC113807664 gene encoding uncharacterized protein, protein MNNCTVDHDLAMPFLAYIAVSAIIYAAGTLCNLACVWCLVHCSRTSIGMKVQLGCFFGLLLVQCAVSDPLVMTSLTSGFFCGSLQPAFRACTLIFGNIVVDLERCHFAAMAVYRLLAVRWPFVYKRACELRKVVVSEVVMAISATVTWVVPLFLKKLELEDLSFLTGNGKGNPQTYSTIRLLFGLGYFVPLGVSLVSYVAIMITIVQRRRKLQTRDSLPVATARRDQLHFIIQVILVTFILIDVPHTVIHQIYSVDIRLASYIIHFIFNLHLIIDPMIFIGLNQNYRERLVECIIPRHCRCKKQKIAAEIQQVEQELTHPSVTSRMPS, encoded by the exons ATGAACAACTGTACAGTCGATCACGATTTGGCCATGCCGTTCTTGGCTTACATTGCTGTATCGGCGATAATCTATGCTGCTGGAACTCTCT GCAACTTAGCCTGCGTGTGGTGTCTGGTGCACTGTTCCAGAACAAGCATCGGCATGAAAGTTCAACTGGGATGTTTTTTTGGGCTCTTGTTGGTACAGTGTGCCGTATCCGATCCCCTTGTTATGACATCGCTCACAAGCGGCTTCTTTTGTGGAAGTCTCCAGCCGGCCTTCAGGGCGTGCACCTTAATTTTTGGGAACATTGTGGTCGATCTGGAACGCTGTCACTTCGCAGCCATGGCCGTCTACAG GCTTCTTGCAGTGCGCTGGCCCTTCGTGTACAAGCGAGCGTGCGAGTTGAGGAAAGTGGTCGTGTCTGAGGTCGTGATGGCTATCTCCGCCACTGTTACGTGGGTCGTGCCGCTGTTTCTTAAG AAACTTGAATTAGAGGACCTTTCGTTTTTGACTGGAAACGGAAAGGGGAACCCGCAAACGTACTCCACCATCAGGCTGTTGTTCGGACTTGGTTACTTCGTTCCACTGGGTGTTAGCCTGGTTTCATACGTCGCCATCATGATCACG ATcgtgcagaggaggaggaagctgcaGACGAGGGACAGCCTGCCCGTGGCGACCGCGCGGAGGGACCAGCTTCACTTTATCATCCAAGTAATTCTTGTCACTTTCATCCTTATAGACGTCCCTCACACCGTCATCCACCAGATCTATTCTGTGGATATCAGACTTGCGTCCTACATCATTCACTTTATCTTTAATCTTCATTTGATCATTGATCCGATGATCTTTATCGGGCTGAACCAGAACTACAGAGAGCGCCTGGTGGAGTGCATCATCCCTCGCCATTGTCGTTGCAAGAAACAAAAAATCGCTGCGGAGATTCAGCAGGTGGAACAGGAGTTAACTCATCCTTCGGTTACTTCACGAATGCCAAGCTAA